The Campylobacter sp. CN_NE2 genome contains a region encoding:
- a CDS encoding OmpA family protein, which yields MKTNNEESSFWVVYADLMAGLLFVFVLLVGGIIVKYFLTQTSLESTESALEQQKKDFASAILSLQNEEKKTAELEALNKIFNERLEELNVENVDLRKQNSIYFIQIEDLTEMAEKLKKENFDMNEILRNLEAQKNEANATITQNELKIAFLLDQLSQKESDFNQILRDLNVTKNRIRNLTGMKVKVIADIKEKLSDKISIDEESGAIKLSSQVLFDKGEAVLKDEIKNELETTLKSYFETLLNNDEIRANLDQIIIEGHTDSDGEYLYNLKLSQNRALEVMNFINSWNTDERLRKYLIASGRSFMSPVLTGGVEDKDASRRIEIKFTLSNKEAMEEIRKFLEYDGNKTAN from the coding sequence ATGAAAACTAACAACGAAGAAAGCTCATTTTGGGTCGTTTATGCAGACTTGATGGCTGGTTTGCTATTTGTTTTTGTTTTGCTTGTGGGCGGGATTATCGTTAAATATTTTTTAACTCAAACCAGCCTAGAAAGCACCGAAAGCGCCCTAGAACAGCAAAAAAAAGATTTCGCAAGTGCGATTTTAAGTCTGCAAAATGAAGAGAAAAAAACCGCCGAGCTAGAAGCGTTAAATAAAATTTTCAACGAACGACTTGAAGAGCTAAATGTCGAAAATGTCGATTTGCGTAAGCAAAACTCGATATATTTTATCCAAATCGAAGATCTCACCGAAATGGCAGAAAAGCTGAAAAAAGAGAATTTCGATATGAACGAAATTTTGCGAAACCTAGAAGCGCAAAAAAACGAAGCCAACGCGACAATCACACAAAACGAGCTTAAAATCGCATTTTTGCTCGATCAACTCAGCCAAAAAGAGAGCGACTTCAACCAAATTTTGCGTGATTTAAATGTTACAAAAAACCGAATTCGCAACCTAACGGGTATGAAAGTTAAGGTCATAGCCGACATAAAAGAGAAACTTAGCGATAAAATCAGCATTGACGAAGAAAGTGGCGCGATAAAACTTTCATCGCAAGTGCTTTTTGACAAGGGCGAAGCAGTCTTAAAAGACGAAATCAAAAACGAGCTTGAAACCACGCTAAAAAGCTACTTTGAAACGCTTTTAAACAACGATGAGATTAGAGCAAATTTAGATCAAATCATCATCGAAGGGCACACTGACAGCGACGGCGAGTATCTTTATAACCTTAAACTATCGCAAAATAGGGCATTGGAAGTGATGAATTTCATAAATTCATGGAACACCGACGAGCGACTTCGAAAATATCTCATCGCTAGCGGTAGAAGCTTTATGTCGCCTGTGCTAACTGGTGGCGTCGAAGATAAAGACGCTAGTAGGCGAATTGAGATCAAATTTACGCTTTCGAACAAAGAAGCGATGGAAGAAATTCGCAAATTTTTAGAATATGACGGAAACAAAACAGCAAACTAG
- a CDS encoding tetratricopeptide repeat protein, whose translation MKKLVFLALLGAASLFASEELQKACDGGDWDKCVELGIKYYKGDGVEKDHEKSHQLYEKACETGHNLNGCYRAGAFYAIGQGAEHDHDKALLWLKKACDGNHEKACKMYDRVLHEDE comes from the coding sequence ATGAAAAAATTAGTTTTCTTAGCGTTGTTAGGGGCAGCAAGTTTGTTTGCTAGCGAAGAGCTACAAAAGGCATGCGATGGCGGAGATTGGGATAAATGCGTCGAACTTGGCATAAAATACTACAAAGGCGACGGTGTAGAAAAAGACCACGAAAAATCACACCAACTTTATGAAAAAGCGTGCGAAACAGGACATAATCTAAATGGTTGTTATAGAGCAGGAGCATTTTATGCTATCGGTCAGGGCGCAGAACATGATCATGATAAAGCCCTACTTTGGCTAAAAAAAGCTTGTGACGGAAATCACGAAAAAGCATGCAAAATGTATGATAGGGTTTTGCACGAAGACGAATAA
- a CDS encoding tetratricopeptide repeat protein produces MKKMFLIAAFCAASLSAVFANAELQAACDGGDWEKCVELGMKYYRGQDGLEKDHEKAHQLYENACETGHNLNGCYRAGLFYAVGQGAEHDHDKALLWLKKACDGGHEKACKTYERVLHEE; encoded by the coding sequence ATGAAAAAAATGTTTTTGATTGCAGCATTTTGTGCAGCAAGTTTAAGTGCGGTTTTTGCAAACGCAGAACTTCAAGCAGCCTGTGACGGCGGGGATTGGGAAAAGTGTGTTGAGCTAGGTATGAAATATTATCGTGGTCAAGACGGATTAGAAAAAGATCATGAAAAAGCACACCAACTTTACGAAAATGCTTGTGAAACAGGACATAATCTAAATGGTTGTTATAGGGCAGGACTTTTTTATGCTGTCGGCCAAGGCGCAGAACACGATCACGATAAAGCCCTGCTTTGGCTAAAAAAAGCTTGTGACGGCGGTCACGAAAAAGCTTGTAAAACTTATGAGAGAGTTTTACACGAAGAATGA
- a CDS encoding NAD+ synthase gives MDYENLEKKLLVFLENSLKKTKQKNFIIGISGGLDSAVVSALCSKVKNAKTLGVILPTKYSNSKNLKDATTHCDKFKIPYEIIQIQPFIDEYLKIQPNSTKLEIGNFTARIRMNLLFDYSAKNHGVVVGTSNLSERLLGYGTIYGDMACAFNPIGEIFKTEIFEFAKFLKIDNKIIKKAPSADLWNGQSDEKDLGYSYKNLDAVLSQIYDNKVNLDDLKTKFGENLVNFVTTRIKTNKFKLIQPKIAKIRKNLRTNNA, from the coding sequence ATGGATTACGAAAATTTAGAAAAAAAATTGCTTGTTTTTTTGGAAAATAGCCTAAAAAAAACAAAACAAAAAAACTTTATCATCGGTATTAGCGGGGGACTTGATAGTGCCGTTGTTTCGGCACTTTGCAGTAAAGTTAAAAACGCAAAAACGCTTGGAGTTATACTTCCTACAAAATATTCAAATTCAAAAAATTTAAAAGACGCAACCACGCACTGCGATAAATTTAAAATTCCCTACGAGATTATCCAAATTCAGCCGTTTATAGATGAGTATTTAAAAATTCAGCCAAACTCAACCAAACTTGAAATCGGCAATTTTACGGCTAGAATTCGTATGAATTTGCTTTTTGATTATAGTGCGAAAAACCACGGCGTGGTCGTAGGAACGAGTAATCTAAGTGAGCGATTACTAGGTTATGGCACGATTTACGGCGATATGGCGTGTGCTTTTAATCCAATAGGGGAAATTTTTAAAACCGAAATTTTTGAATTTGCTAAATTTTTAAAAATAGATAACAAAATCATCAAAAAAGCCCCGAGTGCCGACCTTTGGAACGGTCAAAGCGACGAAAAGGATCTTGGGTATTCATATAAAAATTTAGATGCTGTTTTATCGCAAATTTACGACAATAAGGTAAATTTAGATGATTTAAAAACCAAATTTGGCGAAAATTTGGTAAATTTTGTAACCACTCGAATAAAAACAAATAAATTTAAACTAATTCAACCAAAAATAGCAAAAATAAGAAAAAATTTAAGGACGAATAATGCGTGA
- the cmoB gene encoding tRNA 5-methoxyuridine(34)/uridine 5-oxyacetic acid(34) synthase CmoB gives MKFDKIQTKLLKKIENLPNLDADLDFGDVVRIFNQNADAEFKKQIYDLAMDLRPWRKGPFEIFETFIDSEWQSQIKFNILKPYLNLQGKVVADVGCNNGYYMFRMLELSPKKLVGFDPSMRTFLQFSFLNKFAKSPIKYELKGVEDLSNYEHKFDTIFCLGVIYHRSDPIKMLKDLKQSLNNGGEVFLDTMYIDGDGEFALTPKNTYSKIPNIYFVPTINALQNWCERAKFSSFEVLETKPTDLNEQRKTDWILGQSLENFLNPNNPNLTIENYPAPKRVYVKISI, from the coding sequence ATGAAATTTGACAAAATACAAACCAAACTTTTAAAAAAAATTGAAAATTTGCCAAATTTGGACGCAGATTTGGATTTTGGCGATGTCGTGCGAATTTTTAATCAAAACGCAGACGCTGAATTTAAAAAGCAAATTTATGATTTAGCAATGGATTTACGCCCTTGGCGAAAAGGTCCTTTTGAGATTTTTGAGACATTTATCGACAGCGAGTGGCAAAGCCAGATTAAATTCAATATCCTAAAACCATATCTAAATTTGCAAGGTAAGGTCGTAGCAGATGTCGGGTGCAATAATGGGTACTATATGTTTCGTATGCTAGAACTTTCGCCCAAAAAGCTAGTTGGATTTGATCCGAGCATGCGGACATTTTTGCAGTTTAGTTTTTTGAATAAATTTGCCAAAAGTCCCATAAAATACGAGCTTAAAGGCGTGGAAGATTTGAGTAATTACGAGCATAAATTTGACACGATTTTTTGTCTAGGCGTGATTTATCACAGAAGCGATCCGATAAAAATGCTCAAAGATTTAAAACAGAGCCTAAATAATGGTGGTGAAGTTTTTTTGGATACTATGTATATTGACGGGGACGGTGAATTTGCACTTACGCCAAAAAATACCTACTCAAAAATTCCAAATATCTATTTCGTGCCTACCATAAACGCTTTACAAAACTGGTGCGAAAGAGCCAAATTTAGCAGTTTTGAAGTGCTAGAAACTAAGCCGACAGATCTAAACGAGCAACGCAAAACGGATTGGATTTTAGGGCAAAGTTTAGAAAATTTTCTAAATCCAAATAATCCAAATTTGACGATCGAAAACTACCCCGCACCAAAAAGGGTTTATGTTAAAATTTCAATCTAA
- a CDS encoding peptidylprolyl isomerase, whose amino-acid sequence MKKIVFSALSLAVAVSLNATVFATVNGKNITENEVIPMLAGSGIAPNELANMPATAKKEILDRVITQQLLVDQAKKSGVTNDELYKKELEVQKDILAVRVWQAKQANNIKISDSEVQNFYNKNKSKFVEPPLVQVRHILVKTEAEAKGIIGELKGLNGAALTQKFAETAAAKSIEPAAKQTGGALPPFPKEGAMVKPFADAAFAMKKGEISKNPVKTEFGYHVILKEDERAQRQVPVNEAKPIIEGVIRQEKAAANLQKTAQDLFKKAKIEYK is encoded by the coding sequence ATGAAAAAGATTGTTTTTTCTGCACTTAGTTTGGCTGTGGCTGTAAGCCTAAATGCGACCGTTTTTGCAACCGTAAATGGCAAAAATATCACTGAAAATGAAGTTATTCCGATGTTAGCAGGTAGTGGTATAGCTCCAAACGAACTTGCTAATATGCCAGCAACTGCCAAAAAAGAGATACTTGATAGAGTTATTACTCAGCAACTTTTAGTCGATCAAGCTAAAAAATCAGGCGTAACAAATGACGAACTTTATAAAAAAGAGCTTGAAGTTCAAAAAGATATTTTGGCTGTCCGTGTTTGGCAGGCAAAACAAGCAAATAACATAAAAATAAGCGATAGTGAAGTTCAAAATTTTTATAACAAAAATAAAAGCAAATTCGTAGAACCGCCTTTGGTTCAAGTTCGCCACATTTTGGTTAAAACAGAAGCCGAAGCAAAGGGAATTATCGGCGAGTTAAAAGGTCTAAATGGCGCTGCTCTTACTCAAAAATTTGCTGAAACTGCTGCTGCTAAATCAATCGAACCGGCTGCTAAACAAACAGGTGGTGCGTTGCCTCCGTTCCCAAAAGAAGGCGCTATGGTTAAACCTTTTGCGGATGCAGCTTTTGCTATGAAAAAAGGCGAAATCTCAAAAAATCCTGTTAAAACTGAGTTTGGTTATCATGTAATCTTAAAAGAAGATGAAAGAGCGCAAAGACAAGTGCCTGTAAATGAAGCAAAACCTATTATCGAGGGTGTGATTCGCCAAGAAAAAGCAGCTGCAAATTTACAAAAAACAGCACAAGATTTGTTTAAAAAAGCAAAAATCGAATATAAATAA
- the fbaA gene encoding class II fructose-bisphosphate aldolase — MGVLDIVKPGVLFGDEVSKLYKYAQSEGFAIPAVNVVGSHSINAVLESAKKASSPVIIQFSNGGASYYAGKECENGAIMGAVSGAMQVHLLAKYYGVAVVLHTDHAARKLLPWIDGLLEASKNYKKAHGVPLFSSHMLDLSEESLEENLSTCEEYLKKMSELGISLEIELGVTGGEEDGVDNTGVDNALLYTQPEDVALAYERLSKISPNFSIAASFGNVHGVYKPGNVVLRPEILRNSQKFVKEKFGLNDEKPVNFVFHGGSGSEIKDIKDAVSYGVVKMNIDTDTQWAFWDGVREYELKNRAYLQGQIGNPEGEDKPNKKYYDPRKWLRCGEESMVKRLLTAFENLNCINKN; from the coding sequence ATGGGAGTTTTAGATATTGTAAAGCCCGGAGTTTTATTTGGCGATGAAGTAAGCAAACTTTATAAGTACGCACAAAGCGAGGGTTTTGCAATCCCTGCTGTAAATGTTGTCGGAAGTCACTCTATAAATGCTGTTTTAGAAAGCGCAAAAAAAGCCAGTTCGCCTGTGATTATCCAGTTTAGTAATGGCGGAGCGAGCTATTATGCTGGCAAAGAGTGCGAAAACGGCGCTATTATGGGTGCAGTTAGTGGGGCTATGCAGGTTCATTTATTAGCTAAATATTACGGCGTGGCGGTAGTTTTGCACACAGATCACGCCGCAAGAAAACTGCTTCCTTGGATAGATGGCTTACTTGAAGCTAGTAAAAACTATAAAAAAGCTCACGGAGTGCCGCTATTTAGCTCTCACATGCTAGATCTTAGCGAAGAGAGTTTGGAAGAAAATTTAAGCACTTGTGAAGAGTATCTTAAAAAAATGAGTGAGCTAGGAATTTCCCTAGAAATCGAGCTTGGCGTAACAGGCGGCGAAGAAGACGGCGTAGATAATACAGGTGTGGATAACGCACTTTTATACACACAACCAGAAGATGTCGCTTTGGCGTATGAAAGATTATCAAAAATTAGTCCGAATTTTAGCATTGCAGCAAGTTTTGGAAATGTGCATGGCGTGTATAAACCGGGAAATGTCGTGCTAAGACCAGAAATTTTGCGAAATTCGCAAAAATTTGTAAAGGAAAAATTTGGTTTAAATGACGAAAAACCTGTAAATTTCGTTTTTCACGGCGGAAGCGGTAGCGAGATAAAAGACATTAAAGATGCCGTTAGTTACGGCGTGGTTAAGATGAATATCGACACCGATACGCAGTGGGCATTTTGGGACGGAGTAAGAGAGTATGAGCTAAAAAATAGGGCATACTTGCAAGGTCAAATCGGAAACCCAGAAGGCGAAGATAAACCAAATAAAAAATACTACGATCCACGCAAATGGCTAAGATGTGGCGAAGAAAGTATGGTAAAAAGGCTTTTAACGGCGTTTGAGAATTTAAATTGTATAAATAAAAACTAA
- a CDS encoding aminoacyl-histidine dipeptidase produces the protein MQKIMSYFRQICEIPHLSYETEKLRDFLVKFAKKHEFSVEVDNAGNIYVCKGEPKICLQAHYDMVGVGLAPQIELVEQDGFLSAKNSSLGADNGIGVAIIMAMMSEFENFEAVLTNNEEVGLWGVREFNADIKSKKMLNLDSEDENEVIIGCAGSAEIRAFCDSAREKKSGFCYEIFIDDFPGGHSGIEIHKNLPNAIKFLAEFVAKNGGKIAKFSGGERANSIPAKASATAIFKNEISNFPYFIKHKFLGFKECEIYENSDNILNLICEFKQGVRDFNDELNLPGTSINLSLAGEKNGKFELLFYARSMSEKGLKGVKYQTKMSAENFGLECVFDETSQPWQPQRSEFSEFILKNLQKFVPTAKLGAVHAGLECGVFITKDSAIQVASIGPNIISPHSTHEKVELKSVEKILNAVREIMTNTQNL, from the coding sequence ATGCAAAAAATTATGAGTTATTTTAGGCAAATTTGCGAGATTCCGCATTTAAGTTACGAAACCGAAAAACTGCGCGATTTTTTAGTGAAATTTGCAAAAAAGCACGAATTTAGCGTGGAAGTTGATAACGCAGGAAATATTTATGTCTGCAAAGGTGAGCCAAAAATTTGCCTGCAAGCGCACTATGATATGGTTGGAGTAGGACTTGCGCCGCAAATCGAGCTAGTAGAGCAAGATGGCTTTTTAAGTGCAAAAAACTCATCGCTTGGGGCTGATAACGGGATTGGCGTAGCAATTATAATGGCGATGATGAGCGAGTTTGAGAACTTCGAAGCGGTCCTTACAAACAACGAAGAAGTGGGGCTCTGGGGCGTTAGAGAATTTAACGCAGATATAAAAAGCAAAAAAATGCTAAATTTAGACAGCGAAGATGAAAACGAAGTCATAATCGGGTGCGCAGGAAGTGCCGAAATTCGCGCTTTTTGCGACAGCGCGCGCGAGAAAAAAAGTGGCTTTTGCTATGAGATTTTTATCGATGATTTTCCAGGCGGTCATAGTGGAATCGAAATTCATAAAAACCTGCCAAATGCGATTAAATTTTTAGCCGAATTTGTCGCTAAAAACGGCGGTAAAATCGCCAAATTTAGCGGCGGCGAAAGGGCAAATTCAATCCCTGCAAAAGCTAGTGCGACTGCAATTTTTAAAAATGAAATTTCAAATTTTCCATATTTTATTAAACATAAATTTTTAGGGTTTAAAGAGTGCGAAATTTATGAAAATTCGGACAATATTTTAAATCTCATTTGCGAATTTAAGCAAGGCGTTAGGGATTTTAACGATGAGTTAAATTTGCCCGGGACTAGCATAAATTTATCTTTGGCTGGTGAAAAAAACGGCAAATTTGAACTTTTGTTTTACGCTAGATCGATGAGCGAAAAGGGCTTAAAAGGGGTGAAATATCAAACCAAAATGTCGGCTGAGAATTTTGGCTTGGAGTGCGTTTTTGACGAAACTAGTCAGCCGTGGCAACCGCAACGAAGCGAATTTAGCGAATTTATCTTAAAAAATTTGCAAAAATTTGTGCCAACTGCGAAGCTTGGTGCCGTCCATGCCGGATTAGAGTGTGGCGTTTTTATCACAAAAGATAGCGCTATACAGGTAGCTTCGATTGGTCCAAATATCATTTCACCACACAGCACGCATGAAAAAGTCGAGCTAAAATCTGTCGAAAAAATCCTAAACGCAGTGCGTGAGATAATGACAAACACGCAAAATTTATAA
- a CDS encoding 1-aminocyclopropane-1-carboxylate deaminase — MTETKQQTSLNFGTLRDHAFEFENPKIEQICIDGFKFWLLRDDLLGVINGNKARKLHYYLNADLSKFKKIVSYGSSQSNAMYSLSVFSRLKGLDFEFVVDHISENLRQNPCGNFKFSLENGMKIYENKNRRQFALSLCDDSAIFIEEGVAQGEAEFGFAVQGEFIDKFATTHGRDFDIFLPSGTGASACYLAKHTKFSVFTTPCVGDRAYLKEQILALDKTSKVQILPPPRKFHFAKPYAELYEIWEKAHAQTGIEFDLIYDPVGLLTLLANREKFANEVLYIHQGGILGNISQLQRYKYKNLMGKE; from the coding sequence ATGACGGAAACAAAACAGCAAACTAGCCTAAATTTCGGCACTTTGCGCGACCACGCCTTTGAATTTGAAAATCCAAAAATAGAGCAAATTTGCATTGACGGCTTTAAATTTTGGCTTTTGCGGGACGACCTGCTGGGCGTAATTAACGGCAACAAAGCCAGAAAACTGCACTACTATCTAAACGCCGATTTAAGCAAATTTAAAAAAATCGTCAGCTACGGCTCATCTCAGTCAAATGCGATGTATTCATTAAGCGTTTTTTCTAGGCTAAAAGGGCTTGATTTCGAGTTTGTAGTTGATCACATAAGCGAAAATTTAAGGCAAAATCCGTGTGGAAATTTCAAATTCTCGCTTGAAAATGGTATGAAAATTTATGAAAACAAAAATCGCCGCCAATTTGCGCTAAGTCTTTGCGATGATAGTGCGATTTTTATCGAAGAGGGCGTAGCGCAGGGCGAAGCTGAGTTTGGTTTTGCCGTGCAGGGCGAATTTATCGATAAATTTGCCACCACGCACGGGCGAGATTTTGACATTTTTTTGCCAAGCGGAACGGGGGCGAGTGCGTGTTATCTAGCAAAACATACCAAATTTAGCGTTTTTACCACGCCTTGTGTGGGCGACAGGGCGTATTTAAAAGAGCAAATTTTAGCCCTAGATAAAACTTCAAAAGTGCAAATTTTGCCCCCACCACGCAAATTTCACTTTGCAAAACCTTACGCCGAACTTTATGAAATTTGGGAAAAAGCCCACGCACAAACCGGCATAGAATTTGATCTAATCTACGACCCTGTGGGACTTCTCACGCTTTTAGCTAACCGCGAAAAATTCGCAAACGAAGTTTTATATATCCACCAAGGAGGAATTCTCGGCAACATTTCGCAACTGCAACGATACAAGTATAAAAATTTGATGGGCAAGGAATAA
- the nth gene encoding endonuclease III → MRTKKDIKEIKNLLLEYFGEPTTELKFRNLYELIVCVMLSAQCTDKRVNLITPALFREFPDIHSLANANLGTVKMLINSCSFFNNKAQNLIKMAKSVVENFGGEIPLNEKDLLSLAGVGQKTAHVVLIEHCGANFIAVDTHVFRVSHRLGLSNAKTPELTENDLTKAFVSDLNYLHQALVLFGRYTCKAVKPNCKECFLAHLCKSKDKIL, encoded by the coding sequence ATGAGAACGAAAAAAGATATAAAAGAGATTAAAAATTTATTGTTAGAGTACTTTGGCGAGCCAACAACTGAGCTTAAATTTCGCAATCTTTACGAGCTAATCGTCTGCGTTATGCTTAGCGCACAATGCACCGATAAACGGGTAAATTTAATCACACCTGCGCTATTTAGGGAGTTTCCTGACATACACTCGCTGGCAAATGCAAATTTAGGCACAGTTAAAATGCTGATAAATTCGTGCAGTTTTTTTAACAACAAAGCGCAAAATTTAATCAAAATGGCAAAGTCTGTGGTGGAAAATTTCGGTGGCGAAATCCCGCTAAATGAAAAGGATTTGCTTAGCCTTGCAGGGGTCGGGCAAAAGACAGCCCATGTCGTGCTAATCGAGCATTGCGGGGCGAATTTTATCGCCGTGGATACACATGTTTTTCGCGTTTCGCACAGGCTTGGGCTAAGTAACGCAAAAACGCCAGAACTTACCGAAAACGACCTTACAAAGGCATTTGTAAGCGATTTAAACTATCTGCACCAAGCTTTGGTGCTATTTGGGCGATATACTTGCAAAGCTGTAAAACCAAATTGCAAAGAGTGCTTTTTAGCACACCTTTGCAAAAGCAAGGATAAAATTTTATAA
- a CDS encoding MotA/TolQ/ExbB proton channel family protein, with the protein MENRSSEVLDLTLPENNERSQIGVYLKIVFVPIAIFVVFLLGFLKVIDFKVELHSIVMMAVLLVIALILARHNAEYGCCAFESRIDNFKKELKEFIMSHLLVIAGKKKSDAKFEDFSDEYALNLRNPNYASVAAGIFPMLGILGTFISIAISMPQFSSSDINSLEKEIAQLLGGVGTAFYVSIYGIFLALWWIYFEKKGISKYQNLVTKYKFATRNFFWHKDEIMQSYLQEILDKNEKVAKHFESMASGEFNEKLSRSIEEKFQNFQKIVSLEEETLRLTSAELEKSNEMLVNSNITQKRVSESYAEIISILKSVSQNLAYIQKGVADEQVKFANFTTQKTDKFENIANSLSQELKNLQSSLGSLNSQILQNKEILNQSVKSEIKTIVDDFKQIFKDENIGKFDNSDIIEELKKSLADIDLKEKENEN; encoded by the coding sequence ATGGAAAACAGAAGTAGCGAAGTTTTGGATTTAACACTGCCCGAAAACAACGAACGCTCCCAAATAGGAGTCTATCTAAAAATTGTTTTCGTGCCGATTGCGATTTTTGTGGTATTTTTGCTCGGATTTTTAAAAGTTATCGATTTTAAGGTCGAGCTTCACTCGATTGTGATGATGGCGGTTTTGCTTGTCATCGCGCTTATTTTGGCGCGTCATAACGCAGAATACGGTTGTTGCGCATTTGAAAGCAGGATCGATAATTTCAAAAAAGAGCTTAAAGAGTTCATTATGTCGCACCTTTTAGTCATCGCAGGTAAGAAAAAAAGCGACGCTAAATTTGAAGATTTTAGTGATGAATACGCACTAAATTTGCGAAATCCAAACTACGCTTCTGTTGCAGCAGGAATTTTCCCAATGCTAGGAATTTTAGGAACCTTTATCAGTATTGCCATTTCTATGCCGCAGTTTTCTTCAAGCGATATAAATTCGCTCGAAAAAGAGATTGCTCAGCTTCTTGGCGGCGTTGGAACGGCGTTTTATGTCTCTATTTATGGTATTTTTCTTGCACTTTGGTGGATTTATTTTGAGAAAAAAGGCATTAGCAAATACCAAAATTTGGTTACAAAATACAAATTCGCTACAAGAAACTTTTTTTGGCATAAAGATGAGATTATGCAAAGCTATTTGCAAGAAATTTTGGATAAAAATGAAAAAGTGGCAAAGCACTTCGAAAGTATGGCAAGTGGCGAATTTAACGAAAAACTTAGCAGGTCGATTGAAGAAAAATTCCAAAATTTTCAAAAGATTGTGAGCTTAGAAGAAGAGACACTTAGACTTACTTCTGCCGAGCTTGAAAAATCAAACGAAATGCTTGTAAATTCGAATATCACGCAAAAAAGAGTAAGCGAAAGCTACGCTGAGATTATTTCGATTTTAAAATCCGTTTCGCAAAATTTAGCCTATATCCAAAAGGGCGTTGCCGACGAGCAGGTCAAATTCGCAAATTTTACCACGCAAAAAACGGATAAATTTGAAAATATTGCAAATTCGTTATCACAAGAGTTAAAAAATTTGCAAAGTTCGCTTGGTTCGCTAAATTCTCAAATTTTGCAAAATAAAGAAATTTTAAATCAAAGCGTCAAAAGCGAAATAAAAACAATAGTCGATGATTTTAAACAAATTTTTAAAGACGAAAATATCGGTAAATTCGATAACTCCGACATTATCGAAGAGCTTAAAAAATCCCTTGCCGATATTGATTTAAAAGAAAAAGAAAATGAAAACTAA
- a CDS encoding MBL fold metallo-hydrolase, whose product MEILSKPCGDFMTNCYILKGTSGEIVIDPGQGSFAWIKQNTKKILAVFNTHGHFDHTFDDENLQILGHKIYIHEKDAFFLEKDPFGYLANCVTPDILIKDENEFFLGENDEFKVKFLHFPGHTPGSTMIKINGTVFSGDVLFKGSIGRYDFPYSNADDMKNSLLKILQIKENFEIYPGHGQKSNLNDERKTIEYFLRFFR is encoded by the coding sequence ATGGAAATTTTAAGCAAACCTTGCGGCGATTTTATGACAAATTGCTACATTTTAAAAGGAACAAGCGGAGAAATAGTAATCGATCCAGGTCAGGGTAGTTTTGCGTGGATAAAACAAAACACTAAAAAAATTTTAGCTGTTTTTAACACACACGGGCATTTTGATCACACATTTGATGATGAAAATTTGCAAATTTTAGGGCATAAAATTTATATTCATGAAAAAGACGCCTTTTTTCTTGAAAAAGATCCATTTGGGTATCTTGCAAACTGCGTAACGCCTGATATTTTGATAAAAGATGAAAACGAGTTTTTTCTTGGCGAAAATGATGAATTTAAGGTTAAATTCTTGCATTTTCCCGGACATACGCCCGGAAGCACTATGATAAAAATCAACGGCACTGTTTTTAGCGGAGATGTGCTATTTAAGGGAAGTATCGGCAGATATGACTTTCCGTATTCAAATGCAGATGATATGAAAAATTCGCTTTTAAAAATTTTACAAATCAAAGAAAATTTTGAAATTTATCCCGGACACGGACAAAAATCAAATTTAAACGATGAACGAAAAACTATTGAGTATTTTTTGAGATTTTTTAGATAA